A stretch of Mustelus asterias chromosome 24, sMusAst1.hap1.1, whole genome shotgun sequence DNA encodes these proteins:
- the LOC144511116 gene encoding homeobox protein goosecoid-like, which produces MTRQILAPEMHGGRCAQQKARETASTDVSRCAARMQFVIVQSLYPGSSIPTAQLGFHALAQVQKRRRRHRTVFTELQLRDLENLFNKTSYPDTSTREKLAQSTHLSQETIKVWFKNRRAKVRKQRPPLLGQLDSSSECNGSETVSKCLKQFVHSDSES; this is translated from the exons ATGACGCGACAAATCTTGGCCCCGGAGATGCACGGAGGCCGGTGCGCCCAGCAGAAAGCCCGCGAAacggcctccactgatgtctcccgtTGCGCTGCTCGA ATGCAATTTGTCATTGTCCAAAGTCTTTACCCAGGCTCCTCAATTCCAACTGCCCAGCTGGGCTTTCACGCCTTGGCCCAGGTACAGAAGCGGCGACGGAGACACAGGACAGTCTTCACGGAGCTTCAGCTGAGAGATCTGGAGAACCTCTTCAACAAGACAAGTTACCCAGACACCAGCACCAGGGAGAAACTGGCCCAAAGCACCCACCTCTCCCAGGAGACAATCAAG GTGTGGTTCAAGAATCGACGGGCAAAGGTGAGGAAGCAGAGGCCGCCTCTCCTGGGGCAGTTGGACAGCTCGAGCGAGTGCAACGGCTCAGAAACAGTGAGCAAATGTCTGAAACAGTTTGTGCACAGTGACAGCGAATCATGA